The following proteins come from a genomic window of Falco rusticolus isolate bFalRus1 chromosome 9, bFalRus1.pri, whole genome shotgun sequence:
- the GHITM gene encoding growth hormone-inducible transmembrane protein encodes MLAARLVCLRALPCHTIRPSITQASPALRNSNIKAYKLWQPNQCYATRVRTGIRRGKIGQEIKEAAFEPSAETALKADRLGKFVVAGGAAVGLGALCYYGMGMSSEIGAIERAVIWPQYVKDRIRSTYMYFAGSIGLTALSAVAVSRSPALMSLMTRGSWLAIGATFAAMIGAGMLVRSISYENSPAAKHLAWMMHSGVMGAVVAPLAFLGGPLLIRAAWYTAGIVGGLSTVAMCAPSEKFLNMGGPLGIGLGFVLASSIGSMFLPPTSAFGAGLYSVAVYGGLVLFGMFLLYDTQHVIKRAETIPYYGVTKYDPINACMGIYTDTLNIFIRVATMLAGGGSSRRK; translated from the exons ATGCTGGCCGCAAGGCTAGTATGCCTGAGGGCATTGCCATGCCATACTATCCGGCCCAGCATTACTCAGGCTTCCCCAGCTTTAAGGAACTCCAACATAAAAGCATACAAACTGTGGCAGCCTAACCAG TGTTATGCCACCAGAGTAAGAACGGGTATAAGGCGTGGAAAAATTGGCCAGGAAATTAAAGAAGCAGCATTTGAGCCATCTGCAGAAACTGCACTTAAAG cTGATCGCCTAGGGAAATTTGTTgttgctggaggagctgctgttgGCCTGGGGGCCCTCTGTTACTATGGAATGGGCATGTCCAGTGAGATTGGAGCTATTGAAAGAGCTGT tatttggcCACAGTATGTGAAAGACAGAATTCGCTCTACTTACATGTACTTCGCGGGAAGCATTGGCTTGACGGCACTCTCTGCTGTAGCAGTGAGCAGATCTCCAGCACTCATGAGCCTTATGACAAGAGGCTCCTGGCTG GCAATAGGTGCAACTTTTGCAGCTATGATCGGTGCTGGAATGTTGGTCAGGTCTATATCCTATGAAAATAGTCCAGCCGCTAAACATTTGGCTTGGATGATGCATTCAG GTGTCATGGGTGCAGTGGTGGCTCCTCTAGCCTTTTTGGGTGGTCCTTTGCTGATCAGAGCTGCCTGGTACACCGCTGGAATCGTTGGAGGGCTCTCAACTGTGGCCATGTGTGCGCCGAGTGAAAAATTTCTGAACATGGGAGGACCACTTGGAATAGGCTTAGGCTTTGTACTTGCTTCTTCAATTG GATCCATGTTCTTGCCTCCTACTTCTGCTTTTGGTGCTGGCTTGTATTCAGTAGCTGTTTATGGTGGATTGGTGCTCTTTGGCATGTTCCTGCTCTATGATACGCAGCATGTTATCAAGCGTGCAGAAACTATTCCATATTACGGAGTAACAAAATATGATCCAATCAATGC GTGCATGGGTATTTACACAGATACGCTGAATATCTTCATTCGGGTGGCCACCATGCTGGCTGGTGgtggaagcagcaggagaaagtaA